DNA sequence from the Chitinivorax sp. PXF-14 genome:
CTGCGCGCTCGACCTGCAGGCACCGCTGGGACTGGATATCGAGGCCATCGACCGGCAGCGCGACGTGGCCGCGCTGGGCGGCTGGGCGTTCAGCCCCGATGAAGCCGGCTGGCTGTCGCGCCAGCCCGACCCGCACGCCGCCTTCTACCGGCTGTGGACGGGCAAAGAGGCCTGGCTCAAGCTCAGCCACGCGCGCGGCGAGCCCTGCCTGCTTGCGGATACACGATTCGAATTGGACAGCGGCGAGCCCTGCTGCCCGCAGGCCAGCTGGCACACGTTCGAGGCGGCGCCCGGCCTGGCACTCTCGCTGATGGGCGGCAGCGCCACGCCGGCCCTGACACGGCTCGCTGGCGACGATCTGCCACGGCTGCTCGACGCCTGGACGTGGCCAGCGGCCTAAGGGCCTTACCGCTCGCGCACGAGCCGCTGCCGCCGCGGCGGATCATGCCGGTGGCGGCGATGGCCATCCGCACGCACAGGGTATAGCGCGGGCGCGAGATCACACCCAGGCCCAACATTTCGTCACAGCGGGCGGCAATTCGCGGCAGCCAGGCGGCCATCCGTCGCACGCGGCTGCCCAGGCCGGGGCCGCGCCGCTACAGTGGCCGGACCTCTCCGTGCGAGCCACGCCATGCCTGATCCGCGACATATCGAATACGCCAGCCTGCTGCTGGCCCTGCTCATCGGCTGCATGGCGCTGCTGCTGTCCGCCCGCGCGGCGACGGCACTGCACGATGTACTCACCGAGCCCGGCCACATCGCCGGCCAGATCAAGGCGATGGCGCCGCATCTCGACCAGGCGGCAGGCGATGCCCGTTGCGGCAGCTAAGTCCACCCACCGTGCGCACGGCGGACGGTGCGCGTACACTGCCCACACCACGGCTCAGGCGACCTCGATGGCGGCTCACTATCCCTACAGTTTTCGACGATGGCTCGGGCGCGGGCTGCTGATCACGCTCACGGTCAGCACGCTGACTGCGCTCTACCTCAAGCTCACCAGCTGGTCGCCGCTGTGGCGCGTGCTGTTGACCAGCTACATCATCGGCTTCGGCGTGTTTCTCGCGCTGATCGTCAGCTTCTGGGTGTTGCGCCCCAAGCCGCAGCAGGAGCGCTATTTTTACTTCGGCTCGGTGGTGGTCGGCGCGACACTCGGCTTCGTCGTCAACATGCTGGTGCGCTTCACAGCCGGCGAGCTGCACCACCTGCTGTTCGAGGCGCCGCTCGACCTGGTGCTGACCTACGGCCTGATGCTGATGGGCGCGATGGTCGTCGGCAGCATCCTGTGGGCGCGCGACCGGGCCACGCGCATGGAGGCCGCCTTCAATCTCGAACAGGCAAAACGCGCCGAGCAGGAGCGCAACCTGCTGACGGCGCGGCTGCAGATGCTGCAGGCGCAGATCGAGCCGCATTTCCTGTTCAACACGCTCGCCAACGTGATGAGCCTGATCGACCTGGCGCCGGGCCAGGCCAAGATCATGCTCGACCATTTCAACAGCTACCTGCGCGCCTCACTCGACCGCACGCGCGACAGCCACACCACGCTCGGCCAGGAGCTGGAGCAGCTGCAGCATTACCTGGCCATCCTCGGCATCCGCATGGGCAAGCGCCTGCGCTACCAGGTCGAGGCGCCGCCCGAGCTGCTGCAGCAGGCACTGCCGCCGATGCTGCTGCAACCGCTGGTGGAAAACGCCATCGTCCATGGCCTGGAGCCCAAGGTGGACGGCGGCGCCATCACCATTCGCGCGTGGCGCGAACAGGACAGGCTGCATCTGCGCGTCAGCGACGACGGGCTGGGGCTCGGCCACACGCCGCCCGGCAACGGCATCGGCCTCGCCAATGTGCGCAGCCGGCTCGACGGCCTGTATGGCGACGCCGCCCGCCTCAGCATCGCCGAGGCCCCCACGGGCGGCGTGATCGCCGACATCGTGCTGCCGATCGAGGACAACTAGCATGCCCTCCGCACTGATCGCCGACGACGAGCCGCATCTGGCCGCCCACCTGAAGCTGCGGCTGGCCCAGCTGTGGCCGGAACTCGACGTGATCGGCCTCGCCGCCAACGGCCTGGAGGCGCAGGAATGGCTGGCCGCGCGCCAACCCGACGTCGCCTTTCTCGACATCAAGATGCCCGGCCTCTCCGGCCTGCAGGTGGCCCAGGCGGCGCGCTGCCACTGCGTGTTCGTCACCGCCTACAATGAATACGCGGTGCAGGCCTTCGAGCAGCAGGCGCTCGACTACCTGCTCAAGCCCGTCACGGACGAGCGCCTGGCCAAGACCGTGGCCCGCCTGAAGGCAAGCCTGGCACACGCGCCGGCGCCCGACCTTGGCAACCTGCTCGGGCAGCTGCAGCAGGCGCTGCGGGCCCCTGCCGCACCCATTGAGCGGCTCAGCTGGATACGTGCCGGCGTGGGCCAGGAGATCCGCCTGATCGCCGTCGATGACGTGTGCTATTTCCAGGCCAGCGACAAATACACCGCGGTCGTCACCGCCGACGGGGAATACCTGATCCGCACGCCGCTGAAGGAATTGCACGAGCAGCTGGATGCGCAGCAGTTCTGGCAGATCCACCGCTCGACGCTCGTCAACGCGCGGCAGATACGCGACGTCGCGCGCGACTTCACCGGCAAGCTCACGCTGCGACTCAAGGGCCGCGACGACAGGCTCACGGTGAGCCGCGCCTACGCCCACCTGTTCCGGCAGATGTAGCCGGCAGTTTTTGCCGGCGGCAGGGGCTGCCTACCCGTTATTGCCGCCGATCCGGCGGATCAGCGCAACCCGCTCGGACAGCTGCTGCTCCGCCGCCATGCGCCCGCCAAAGCCGAGGTCGCGCGGGGCCGAGGCGAGGATGGACTCGGCCTGGTCGAACACCGGGAAGGAAAACGACTGCCCGTTCCACTGCGCCTGGCGCCCGCTCATGCCCAAGGCCGTGAGGGATGACTCCATGAACGACTGCCAGCGCGCGCCTTTTTCGCCGCTGGCCTGCGCGCCTAGCGCCTGCCAGGCATCGGCACCCGCCGCCACGACCTGCGCCGTGGCCAGATTGGTGGCTTCGAGCATGCGCATGCGCAGTGCCTCGGCCAGCTCGGGCTCGGCCTGCAGCAGCTGATTGACCTGGCTGGCCGCCGCCCCCGTGGCGCGCACCCGGCCATCGTCGCCGGTTTCCAGCGAGAACGCGCTGCGTGGCGAGATGCCTGCCGCGTGTAGCGCGCCGCGAAAGTCGGCCTCGGTTTGCTTGACCCGACGGGTGAATTCCTCGGGCGACACGAACAGCGGGCCGGCCAGCGACGGCAACTCAGCGGCCGACGCCTGCTGGATCGCCTGCCCGGCCTGGCTCAGGCTGACACGGTCGGTCGTGGTGCCAGTGGCCGCATCCGCGCTGTCACGGTGGCGAGTGGCGACGGCCGCCTGGCAATACGATGATGCGGTTGAAACGGCAGACAGTTGCATGATTCAAGCCCTCCTGCCGTGCAGGCAAGCAAGAAGTCGGCCTGTTGCATCGGTTCAACTCGACTGCGCGGCAAGCGGCGGCTGATAGTTGTTCTTTACCCGCACATAGTGCTCGGCCGAGTATTTCAGGTGGGCCAGCTCGTCGTCGCTCAGCGGGCGGATTTCCTTGGCCGGCCGGCCGAGGTAGAGATGGCCAGATTTCAGTACCTTGCCTGGCGGCACCAGGCTGCCCGCGCCGACCATCACGCGGTCCTCGATCACGGCGCGGTCGAGCACGATGGTGCCGATGCCGATCAGGCATTCGTCACCGATGGTGCAGCCGTGCAGCGTCACCTGGTGGCCGATGGTGGTATCGCGGCCGATGAGCAGCGGCGCGCCTTGCGGGTCGTCGGGCCGCTTGTGGCTGACGTGCAGCATGCACAGGTCCTGCACATTGCTGTTATCACCGATGCGGATGTGGTTGACGTCGCCGCGCACCACGGCGAACGGCCAGATCGACACGTTCTCGCCGAGCACCACGTCGCCGATCACCTGGGCACCGGGGTGCACGAAACAGCTGGACGGAATCGTCGGCAGCACGCCTTGGTAGGCGCCGATATTGGAGAACATGGCAACTTCCTCTTGTGAAACGAGACAAAACCCCAACTATAAGCGATATTTGAAGCGGCCAAACGGGCAGAGACGCCGTGGCCGGACTGCCGAACCACACTGGACCCCAATATGAATCCCTTGCTCGATTTCTCCGGCCTGCCCAAGTACAGCGCCATCCAGCCCGAACATGTCACCCCCGCCGTCGATCAGCTGCTGGCAGAGAACCAGGCGCTGGTCGACCAGCTGCTGGCCGATACCGCCGCCCCCAGCTGGCGCGGCTTCGTGCGCCGCCTCGACGCCGGGCTGGAACGCCTTGGCCGCGCCTGGAGCCAGGTCAACCACCTGAACCACGTGACATCGAGCCCCGAGCTGCGCGACGTGTACAACGCCAACCTGCCCAAGGTCACCCAGCTCTACGCCGGCCTGTCGCAGAATCTCGGCCTCTACGCCAAGTACAAGGCGCTCAAGGCCGGCACCGAATGGGACAGGCTCGACGCGACGCAGCGCAAGATCGTCAATGACGAATTACGCGACTTCGTGCTCGGCGGCGCCGAGCTGCCGGATGACCGGAAGGCCCGCTTCAAGGCCGTGCAGGAAGAGTTGGCCGGGCTGTCCGCCAAGTTCAGCGAGCATCTGCTCGACGCCACCGATGCCTGGAGCAAGCAGGTTGACGACGCGACCACGCTGGCCGGCTTGCCCGACGACGTGATCGCCGCCGCGCGCGCGGCAGCCGAGGCCGACGGCAAGCCGGGTTACAAGCTGACGCTGCAGATGCCGTGCTACCTGCCGCTGATGCAGTACGCCGACAATCGCGAGCTGCGCGCCGAGCTGTATCGCGCCTATGCCACGCGCGCCGCCGAGTTCGGCCCGGCTGAGCTCGACAACACACCGCTGATCGACCAGATCCTCACGCTGCGCGCGGAAAAAGCCGCGCTGCTGGGCTTCGGCAGCTTCGCCGACATCTCGCTCGCCAGCAAGATGGCGGAATCGCCGCAACAGGTACAGGGCTTCCTGCACGATCTCGCGACCCAGGCCAAGCCCTATGCCGTGCGCGACTGGGCCGAGCTGCAGGCCTTTGCCGGTGCGGAACTCGGGATCGACAAGCTGGAGGCCTGGGATGTCGGCTACGCCAGCGAGAAGCTGCGCGTCGCTCGCTATGCCTTCTCCGACCAGGAGGTGAAGCAGTATTTCCCCGAGCCCGTGGTGCTCGATGGCCTGTTCAAGCTGCTGCACCGGCTCTACAGCGTCACCATCAAACCGGACCAGGCCGAGACCTGGCACGCGGATGCCAAGTTCTTCCGCATCGAGGATGCGCAGGGCCAGCTCGTCGGCCAGTTCTATCTCGATCTCTACGCGCGCCAGGGCAAGCGTGGTGGCGCCTGGATGGACGACGCGATCTCGCGCGTGAACAAGGACGGCGCGATTCAGACCCCGGTCGCCTATCTCGTCTGCAACTTCTCCGGCCCGGTCGGCAACAAGCCCGCACTGTTCACGCACGACGAGGTGATCACGCTGTTCCACGAGGCCGGCCACGGCCTGCACCACCTGCTCACGCGCGTCGAGGAGCGCCCGGTCTCGGGCATCAACGGCGTGGAGTGGGATGCGGTCGAGCTGCCGAGCCAGTTCATGGAAAATTTCTGCTGGGAATGGGATGTGCTATCGCACATGACACGCCATATCGACAGCCATGAGCCGCTGCCGCGTGCGCTGTACGACAAGATGATCGCAGCCAAGAACTTCCAGAGCGGCATGCAGTTCATGCGCCAGCTCGAGTTCGGCCTGTTCGACATGCGCATTCACAGCGACTTCCGCCCAGGCCAGGGGAAGACCGTGCAGGACGTGCTCGATGCCGTGCGCCAGGAGGTGGCCGTGCTCATCCCGCCGGCGTTCAACCGCTTCCCGCAGGCATTCAGCCACATCTTCGCCGGCGGCTATGCGGCGGGCTATTACAGCTACAAATGGGCCGAGGTGCTATCGGCGGACGTATACGCGGCGTTCGAGGAGGCCGGTCCGCTCGACACCGGGATCGGCCATCGCTTCTGGCATGAAATCCTGTCGGTCGGCGGCAGCCGCCCCGCGCTCGAATCGTTCAAGGCCTTCCGCGGCCGCGCCCCGGAAATCGACGCGCTGCTGCGCCACAACGGCATGGCCGAGCCGGCCTGAGCGTTAAGCGGCAATTAAGCCAGGCGGCGCTATGATCGAGCCTATGCTCGGCACAGCGCCGCCATTACCTCGCGGCCGAACCGACTGCAAATCTGTGTAAAACGTGCATCCAGCGCGGCTGGCAGCCCCTTTCGCGGCGGACGCGCTGCTAGAATGACAGGATCACAAGACGGAACTCCCTCTCCATGAAAACCGCTCTGATTGCCCTGCTACTGATAACCGGCACCGCCATGGCGGGCACCGTGTACAAATGGACCGATCCGGCGACCGGGAAGACGGTGTTTTCGGACAACCCGCCGCCGCCTAACGTCAAGGCACAGGAAACCAAGCTGAGGGCCAGCGTCATCGAGACCGGCGGCCCCTCGTACGAAATGCGCGAGGCGATGAAGAATGCCCCCGTCACGCTCTATACCAGCGAATGCGGCGAGATTTGCAACGAGGCGAAGAAGCTGCTGTCCTCCCGTAGCGTGCCCTATACCCTGAAAAACCCGGCGACCCAGCCAGCCTTCCTGGATGAGCTGCGGAAGCTGGCCAACGGCGATGCCCCCATCCCGGTACTCGTGGTCGGCAGCCAAGTGCTGAAAGGTTTCCAGCAGGGCCCCTGGAACAGCGCGCTGGACAGTGCAGGCTACCCGAAAGGCACTGAGCCCAGCCGCCCCAAGACCGAGAAAACTGCCGGTGCGCCGGCGACGAACCCGGCCGCCACGGGCAAGCCCCCCGCCAAGCAGGAAAAGAAATACTGATGCAAATCGCCACCTGGAACGTCAACTCGCTCAAGGTCCGCCTGCCGCAGGTGCTGGCTTGGCTCGCGGCCAACCCGATCGATGCGTTGTGCCTGCAGGAGACCAAGCTCGAAGACGTCAACTTCCCGGCAGCCGAGATCGAGGCCGCCGGCTACCGCGTCGCCTTTGCCGGGCAGAAAACCTACAACGGTGTGGCAATCCTGTCGCGCCACGCGCTCGACGAGGTGCAGGTCAACCTGCCTGGTTTCGAAGACGAGCAGAAGCGCGTGATCGCCGCCACCGTCAACGGCGTGCGGCTGATCTGTGCCTATATCCCGAATGGCCAAGCGCTCGATTCGGACAAATACCAGTACAAGCTGCGCTGGCTCGCCGCGCTCCAAGCCTGGCTCAAGGCCGAGCTCGCGCGCTACCCCGAGCTGGCCCTGCTCGGCGACTACAACATCGCGCCGGAAGACCGCGATGTGCATGACCCCAAGGCCTGGGAAGGCCAGGTGCTGGTCAGCGACCCGGAGCGCCAGGCGTTCAGGGACTTGCTGGCGCTCGGCCTCAACGACAGTTTCCGCGCGTTCGAGCAGCCCGAGAAAAGCTTCACCTGGTGGGATTACCGCATGGGCGGGTTCCGCCGCAACCTGGGCCTGCGCATCGACCACATCCTGTTGTCCGCTCCCCTGATGCAGCGTTGCGCCAGCTGCGTGGTCGATGTCGAGCCACGGCGCAACGAGCGCCCGTCGGACCATACGCCGGTGATCGCCACACTGGCCTGATCGTCCCATACCGTTTTGATTGCAGGGAAGTACGATGAAACACACTCTCCGCCACAGCCTGACACTCAGCGTGCTGGCCTTTGCCCTGGCGCTTGCCGGCTGTAACAAGCCGCCCGCCGACAATAACGCCCCGGCCGCCGGCAGCAAGCCGCAAGCCTCTGCCCTGCCCAATCTGCAGCGCAATCCCGGCGTGATGCTGCCCGACTTCACCTCGCTGGTCGAAAAAGAGGGCGGCGCTGTCGTCAACATCAGCACGACTCAGACGGTCAGTACGCGTGGCCGCGCGGCCGTCCCAGGCTTGTCCGAAGACGATCCGTTCTACGAGTTCTTCAAGCGCTTCGCGCCGCCGCAGCAACAGCCGCGCCAGTACCAGGCCCAGTCGCTGGGCTCTGGCTTCCTGATCTCGGACGACGGCTACATCCTGACCAATGCCCACGTCGTCGCCGACGCCGACGAAGTCACCGTGCGCCTGACCGACAAGCGCGAATTCAAGGCCAAGGTCGTCGGCGTCGACAAGCGTACCGACGTAGCCCTGCTCAAGATCAGCGCCAAGGAGCTGCCCAAGGTGCCGCTCGGCGACCCGGGCAACCTCAAGGTCGGCGAATGGGTGGTGGCGATCGGCCAGCCTTTCGGCTTCGACAACTCGGTCACAGCGGGCATCGTCAGCGCCAAGGGCCGCTCGCTGCCCGACGAGAGCTATGTGCCGTTCATCCAGACCGACGTGCCGATCAACCCCGGCAACTCGGGCGGCCCGCTGTTCAACATGAAGGGCGAAGTGGTCGGCATCAATTCGCAGATATACTCGCGTTCCGGCGGTTACATGGGCATCTCCTTCGCCATCCCGATCGATGTCGCGCTGAGCGTCGCCAAGCAGCTGCAGGAGACTGGCAAGGTCAGCCGCGGCCGCATCGGCGTGCAGATCCAGCCGCTGTCGCAGGAGCTCGCGCAGTCCTTCGGCCTGAAAGGCACCGAGGGCGCGCTGATATCGATGGTCGAGGCCGACGGCCCGGCAGCCAAGGCCGGTGTCCAGCCCGGCGACGTGATCCTGAGTTTCAACGGCCAGCCGGTGAAATCGTCGAACGAGCTGCCGCTGCAAGTTGCCAACGTCAAGCCCGGCAGCAAGGCCAATCTGAAAATCTGGCGCAAGGGGCGTGAACTCGACATTGCGGTGTCCGTGGGCGAGATGCCGACCGACAAGGTCGCGGCTGCCGCCGATACCGCGCCACAATCGGCGCCAGCCAAGATTGCCCGACTCGGCCTGCAGCTGTCGGACCTGAGCGCCGACCAGAAGAACGAGCTGCACATCCGCGCCGGCGTCTATGTCGAGGATGCCGAAGGCCCGGCCGGCAAGGCAGGGCTTGAGCCCGAGGATGTGATCCTGGCCGTCAACTCGACCGAGGTGGCCAATGTCGCGCAATTCTCCAAGCTGGTGAGCAAGCTCGACGGTGGCACGATTGCGCTGCTCGTGCTGCGTGACGGCAACACGCTATATGTGCCGCTGAAACTGCGCTGAGCGAAATCGACCTCTTCACGGCCCGGCAGCCTGAGCTTGCCGGGCCGTTTTCCATTCCGGTGGGGCGCTATTGCGCCTTCGATTTCCTGAAATCGGCGATCTTCTCCTTGAGCTCGCGATACGCTTCACACGGCAGCCAGCACAGCTTGTCGAGCGCAGCGAGCTGCCGCTCTGCATGGACGAGGTCGCCTGCCTGCAGGTAAGCCTCGCCGAGGTACTCATGTGCGCCACGATGCCCGGGGTTGATCGCCAGCGCCCGCTCGTAGTGCCTGAATGCATTGGGCAGATCACCCGATTTCCGGTAGGAGTAGCCGAGCCAGTTCTCGGCATCGGCATTGTTGGGTTCGCGCTGAACCGCCTGCGTCATGCTGGCGATGGCCTGGGGCCAGTTCTTGGCCTTGATTGCCGCCTCGCCGGCGGCGTAGTCGGGGTCCTGCGAGCCGCTCTCGAACATGCCGCCGCTGCCACCCGCGGCCAACGACGCCGCACTCAAGCTCAGGCTGGCCAGCAGCACCAGCCGGTGGATCATGGTTTTCATGGGGGCTCCCGGAATGAACAATCACGATTCAGTGTAGATTCTGCCGGGCGGCGTGGGAGAGCCGCTTTGCGGGAGTGATGCGACACGCTCGCGAACGACCACCTCACAGCTGCTGGCCATGAAAAAAGCAGCCCACGGGCTGCCTTGGTCCTCACGGCCGGAAATCGTCAGGCGTGTGGGCC
Encoded proteins:
- a CDS encoding 4'-phosphopantetheinyl transferase superfamily protein, producing the protein MRPAPTKPHRGETATLWLLRLSEVAPEMELAAERLLGHAERQRHAGFARPLRRRQFALARLLLRLAASQLSGLAPADISCTAEPGRPPRLSLPAAAAPPGLSLSHSGDWVACALDLQAPLGLDIEAIDRQRDVAALGGWAFSPDEAGWLSRQPDPHAAFYRLWTGKEAWLKLSHARGEPCLLADTRFELDSGEPCCPQASWHTFEAAPGLALSLMGGSATPALTRLAGDDLPRLLDAWTWPAA
- a CDS encoding sensor histidine kinase, which codes for MAAHYPYSFRRWLGRGLLITLTVSTLTALYLKLTSWSPLWRVLLTSYIIGFGVFLALIVSFWVLRPKPQQERYFYFGSVVVGATLGFVVNMLVRFTAGELHHLLFEAPLDLVLTYGLMLMGAMVVGSILWARDRATRMEAAFNLEQAKRAEQERNLLTARLQMLQAQIEPHFLFNTLANVMSLIDLAPGQAKIMLDHFNSYLRASLDRTRDSHTTLGQELEQLQHYLAILGIRMGKRLRYQVEAPPELLQQALPPMLLQPLVENAIVHGLEPKVDGGAITIRAWREQDRLHLRVSDDGLGLGHTPPGNGIGLANVRSRLDGLYGDAARLSIAEAPTGGVIADIVLPIEDN
- a CDS encoding LytR/AlgR family response regulator transcription factor; the encoded protein is MPSALIADDEPHLAAHLKLRLAQLWPELDVIGLAANGLEAQEWLAARQPDVAFLDIKMPGLSGLQVAQAARCHCVFVTAYNEYAVQAFEQQALDYLLKPVTDERLAKTVARLKASLAHAPAPDLGNLLGQLQQALRAPAAPIERLSWIRAGVGQEIRLIAVDDVCYFQASDKYTAVVTADGEYLIRTPLKELHEQLDAQQFWQIHRSTLVNARQIRDVARDFTGKLTLRLKGRDDRLTVSRAYAHLFRQM
- a CDS encoding gamma carbonic anhydrase family protein, with protein sequence MFSNIGAYQGVLPTIPSSCFVHPGAQVIGDVVLGENVSIWPFAVVRGDVNHIRIGDNSNVQDLCMLHVSHKRPDDPQGAPLLIGRDTTIGHQVTLHGCTIGDECLIGIGTIVLDRAVIEDRVMVGAGSLVPPGKVLKSGHLYLGRPAKEIRPLSDDELAHLKYSAEHYVRVKNNYQPPLAAQSS
- a CDS encoding M3 family metallopeptidase; the encoded protein is MNPLLDFSGLPKYSAIQPEHVTPAVDQLLAENQALVDQLLADTAAPSWRGFVRRLDAGLERLGRAWSQVNHLNHVTSSPELRDVYNANLPKVTQLYAGLSQNLGLYAKYKALKAGTEWDRLDATQRKIVNDELRDFVLGGAELPDDRKARFKAVQEELAGLSAKFSEHLLDATDAWSKQVDDATTLAGLPDDVIAAARAAAEADGKPGYKLTLQMPCYLPLMQYADNRELRAELYRAYATRAAEFGPAELDNTPLIDQILTLRAEKAALLGFGSFADISLASKMAESPQQVQGFLHDLATQAKPYAVRDWAELQAFAGAELGIDKLEAWDVGYASEKLRVARYAFSDQEVKQYFPEPVVLDGLFKLLHRLYSVTIKPDQAETWHADAKFFRIEDAQGQLVGQFYLDLYARQGKRGGAWMDDAISRVNKDGAIQTPVAYLVCNFSGPVGNKPALFTHDEVITLFHEAGHGLHHLLTRVEERPVSGINGVEWDAVELPSQFMENFCWEWDVLSHMTRHIDSHEPLPRALYDKMIAAKNFQSGMQFMRQLEFGLFDMRIHSDFRPGQGKTVQDVLDAVRQEVAVLIPPAFNRFPQAFSHIFAGGYAAGYYSYKWAEVLSADVYAAFEEAGPLDTGIGHRFWHEILSVGGSRPALESFKAFRGRAPEIDALLRHNGMAEPA
- a CDS encoding glutaredoxin family protein — translated: MKTALIALLLITGTAMAGTVYKWTDPATGKTVFSDNPPPPNVKAQETKLRASVIETGGPSYEMREAMKNAPVTLYTSECGEICNEAKKLLSSRSVPYTLKNPATQPAFLDELRKLANGDAPIPVLVVGSQVLKGFQQGPWNSALDSAGYPKGTEPSRPKTEKTAGAPATNPAATGKPPAKQEKKY
- the xth gene encoding exodeoxyribonuclease III, producing MQIATWNVNSLKVRLPQVLAWLAANPIDALCLQETKLEDVNFPAAEIEAAGYRVAFAGQKTYNGVAILSRHALDEVQVNLPGFEDEQKRVIAATVNGVRLICAYIPNGQALDSDKYQYKLRWLAALQAWLKAELARYPELALLGDYNIAPEDRDVHDPKAWEGQVLVSDPERQAFRDLLALGLNDSFRAFEQPEKSFTWWDYRMGGFRRNLGLRIDHILLSAPLMQRCASCVVDVEPRRNERPSDHTPVIATLA
- a CDS encoding DegQ family serine endoprotease, which translates into the protein MKHTLRHSLTLSVLAFALALAGCNKPPADNNAPAAGSKPQASALPNLQRNPGVMLPDFTSLVEKEGGAVVNISTTQTVSTRGRAAVPGLSEDDPFYEFFKRFAPPQQQPRQYQAQSLGSGFLISDDGYILTNAHVVADADEVTVRLTDKREFKAKVVGVDKRTDVALLKISAKELPKVPLGDPGNLKVGEWVVAIGQPFGFDNSVTAGIVSAKGRSLPDESYVPFIQTDVPINPGNSGGPLFNMKGEVVGINSQIYSRSGGYMGISFAIPIDVALSVAKQLQETGKVSRGRIGVQIQPLSQELAQSFGLKGTEGALISMVEADGPAAKAGVQPGDVILSFNGQPVKSSNELPLQVANVKPGSKANLKIWRKGRELDIAVSVGEMPTDKVAAAADTAPQSAPAKIARLGLQLSDLSADQKNELHIRAGVYVEDAEGPAGKAGLEPEDVILAVNSTEVANVAQFSKLVSKLDGGTIALLVLRDGNTLYVPLKLR
- a CDS encoding tetratricopeptide repeat protein: MKTMIHRLVLLASLSLSAASLAAGGSGGMFESGSQDPDYAAGEAAIKAKNWPQAIASMTQAVQREPNNADAENWLGYSYRKSGDLPNAFRHYERALAINPGHRGAHEYLGEAYLQAGDLVHAERQLAALDKLCWLPCEAYRELKEKIADFRKSKAQ